The DNA region CCCCAGGGCCGCCCACGCCAGGGCCGCCCACGCCAGGGCCGCCCACGCCAGGACCGCCCACTCCAGGGCCGCTCACCCAAGGACCGCTCACCCAAGGACCGCCCACTCCAGGGCCGCTCACCCCAGGGCCGCCCACTCCAGGGCCGCCCACCCCAGGGCTGCCCACCCCATGGCCGCCCAATCCAGGGCCGTCCACCCCAGAGCCGCCCACGTCAGGGCCGCCTACGTCAGGGCCGCCCACCCCTGAGCCGCCCACTCCAGGGCCGCCCACCCCAGAGCGGGGTCACCTCAGGGCCGCCCACCCCAGAGCGGGGTCACACCAGCAAGGGTCGCGCCACGGAGCCATCAGTGCTGGGAGCTCAGCGCTGGTGACCACACCCGCCCTCGGGGCGCGAGAGTGAGTAGGCTGATCCTCCCTGCTAATACGTCTCATATTGATATTTTTAAAAATACAACCAAACCAACCTAGgcctacaaaacctaaccctagAAACAATCTAAATCAAGTCTAAGCCTAGCTACCGGTAAGTACTTTACAACATATTTTGGTACGTACAAATTCAAATAACTACTTCGTCAGTAAATCAACGTTTTTAAAGGCGTCATTGCGTCTTTGTTTTGCGCATTATAAGTTGTCAAGTTTTTAAGCATTCCATGTTTGTAAATAGCGCATGAAAGACTGTGGGGGGAATTTTGTAAggccttaatatatatatttttaaaggaTGGCAAAAATTCCTGTTATattctccacgttttctgtgtcaAAACCGTGTATATAATTCTTAGGCTAGGCTGTGCTAGCCGCGGAAGggataggttaggatggtttaagtttggctaggttaggttagggttgagtTGTAAAATACGTTGATTCACCCTCTAGTGTCTTACATCCAACAAATGAAGGACAAAACCAATCCTGACCAACTGATTAGTTCTGACGACGTTACAATGAGTTTAATAACTCATTAAAGATTCTTCAAGCTTGGAAATCTGCAATCAGAAGTTAGCTGGTGACTTCAGCACTTCATTTTACAATTTACAAGAGAATTTACGCTGgatggatatataagcaaaaggttATTAAGGATGATTTTCAAGAATAATTTAGACTAGAGTGACGGGCAATAAACATGTTAATTTACGCGCAGGCTTCCTCATAGGTGTCAATATCTTTCATAAACTAAACCATTTATCTTCAAAATAAACCATTTACTTTCGCAATAGTTCACAAATACATTCTTTACCATATATTCCAATCATTACTATACTTTATATTCTAATCATGATTATTTACCTTAAATTCATATTACTATTCTTTACCTTATATTCCAATCACTACTATTCTTTACCTTATATTCCAATCACTACTATTCTTTACCTTATATTCCAATCACTACTATTCTTTACCTTATATTCCAATCACTACTACACTTTACCTTATATTCAAATCACTACTATTATTTACCTTATATTCCAATCACTACTACACTTTACCTTATATTCAAATCACTACTATTATTTACCTTATATTCCATTCACTACTATTATTTACCTTATATTCCAATCAATAATATTCTTTACCTTATATTCCAATGATTATTATTCTTTACCTTATATTCTAATCTTTACTTTTTAATTTCAGAGTTCTGAATGGGCCATCATAtctagaggggggagggagggagggggggtagggggaagaTTGGAGCGTTGTTGGAAACTCTGCTGAGCTGAACCAATCCCTCCCTCTCACcaaatacgtcgcatttttaacgtaaTCGGCCAGTCCGATAACGAATGTGACGTATTAGTAAACTATAAATACAACAATTTTGACGTTTCGTGTGCATCTGCCTCGATGGGTTAGGCGAGATGTTTGGGCTCGCACACGTTTCTCGATAAAGCCAAAACAGTTGCAATTTGTTACGGAGTGGCGAGTCAAGAGCGCTTGTTGGTGCGTTAGCTTGTTCTGGTGTTAGGcataaggcctatcaacccctggaTGGTTGTTACGAGTAGTGGTATTTTAacaacctgctgcttgggtaacagcttctccatatcaacctaccctggctttgcgcctccACACCAGACCGTCGACCAGAGCGCAACCAGTATAAGGGAAATAGTTGGAAAAGTCAGGATCCAAGAGCTTCACCTTGTGAACTGCAAAACTCTTTTAGGCAAGAATGTATTGCATCAACAGCACCAAATGAAGGATCGAAAAGCAGCATACCTTTAGCATTTTCTATTTAATAAACACAGCTGTGCGATTTAAGTTGATACAGACGACTACTCACACACCTAAACAGGTGCTTAGACTTGCTTTATTGTCTGGCGTCTCGCCCCGCTGAGCAGCCGaggcacaggacacacacacactaatattgAATCACCATAAGCAATACCGACCTCTGCTCTCCCACCCCTAACAGTACAAATGTACACATTAAGCAAATGTTTATGACCTGGGCTTCACCTTGTAAACTCAAACCCTAAAGGCCCGAAATTCCTTGAACGGTCGTCACAAATTCACTCGTCTTGTGCCCATATTTCCCGTTCGTGATCGTAAATCACTAACAAAGGGTTTGGTTATTTACAATTTCAACTGCCCGTTTACTCCCGAGGAACCTGAGATCACATTATCAACTTCAGTAATGACAATCAATACGTGTGTTTTTAACGAGGTGAATTTACATTGGGCTTCTGTAAAAGTGTTTTGCCCAGAGACTTTGTAAACAATGAGAAGTATTTAATAAATGTCGATGTATAAATCCCagtattatatttttgtaaacaaAAGATTCATCTGAAACTGATCCTTTCTGGTTGGTGGAGGGATGTTGGTGGCCAATGTCCTCAAGACACCCCCGACTTGGCCtcaagacacccccccccccgcaacttGGCCAAACGTCATGGACAATGAGAAGTTAGCACTCGTAACACAAGATGTTTACCCATCAATAGCCTCATGCTGGTTGTGCCACTCTCAACAACATTACTCCATCAACGATCATTCATGCCTAATATTGACTCGCATTTGCAACATGTTCGCTGAACATGTAAATACGTGTTCAATGAAACCAACAGTTGGCTCAGGCTTCATGCCGTTAGTAACACAAATAAAGGTTATCCCAAATGGAAGCAAAAACTCGTACAATAAATGAGTATCTAGGGTGAGGCTTCAGATAAGCTGATGTAGAAGACAGTTCTTAGCTGGCAGTTTCATGAGGAATACAAATGACATTGATAATGAATCCTAGAATTGTTTAAAACAGAACGATATGGATGGATGCTTATACATAGTTTGAATTCCCcttgtaattttgtatttttttttataaaatagaATTTAATAACCTAGAATTTTACCCTGGATCTTGTCCCCTAAACCATACCAATGGATCTTTACCATTTGGGCAGGAAACGATTTACCTAACAAgcagagtgattttcgttattttcaaatacgtagctttccaaattggtttattccaattaatattaccatattatattaagaacgtgAATTACCGAGCTATTTTAGGTTGGGTTTGATTGAATTTCTACgttgttttaactcaaattaaaataatatataatgcaaaccattgtcatttcataagaaaatgtatttgaaaaatatattatttcaggaaaattcgGCTTGTTATCCAACTTGGTATATTACACTTGTGTTATCTGTCTATAGTTTACTCTTTGAAAATTATATTAATACATAAAAGTGCTCTGATTTTAATTTTGTTGTTGCCTTTCCTTCATAAATGGATACTTACTCATAGGTATATCAagcctttgagatatatatatatatatatatatatatatatatatatatatatatatatatatatatatatatatatatatatatatatatatgtcgtacctagtagccagaacgcacttctcagcctactatgcaaggcccgatttgcttaataagccaagatttcatgaattaatattttttcgactacctaacctaacctaacctacctttttcggctacctaaccgaacctaacctataaagataggttaggttaggttaggtagggttggttaggttcggtcatatatctacgttaattttaactccaataaaaaaaaattgacctcatacataatgaaatgggtagctttatcatttcataagaaaaaaattagagaaaatatattaattctgtaaaacctggcttattaggcaaatcgggccttgcatagtaggctgagaagggcgttctggctactaggtacgacatatatataatatatatatatatatatatatatatatatatatatatatatatatatatatatatatatatatatatatatatatatatatatatatatatatatatcttcaagaggaaactagatttattcctccaaggagtgcctgaccaaccgggctgtgggcctgcgggccgctccaagcaatagcctagtggaccaaactctcacaagtcaagcctggcctctggccgggcttggggagtagaagaactcccagaaccccatcaaccaggtatatatatatatatatatatatatatatatatatatatatatatatatatcaaaaaaattaaaaaaaataagccTGAATTCTAAACCTCTTTTTACCTTAGGTACCATGAAAATTTGCATATTCTTCTAAGAGAATTCAAGTCCACTGTTACATATTAAAAATAACAATAAGTGTATTAATGAAACCAAAAAAGCCTTCATACTAACAGCATTTACAGAAACTAGCGCCCTTAGagacaatgttgtattcgcagcGAGCGTGATGATTTCCTCACTGATGATGCGCCTAGTCTTCATGTGGCTTAGTGTTGACTCTGCACAATTACCAAATCACTTAGAGGAATCGAGAGGCTTGGCGAAGCAAGTTGGTGTCCAGAAGGAAGGGAGAAGCTTGATGGAACACCTGGGTGTTCTGAGGGGCGAGGTCGTGGACAGCTtggaggagcaggtgggggtgacgATGCAGGAGGTGATTGAGCAGCACCTGGCTGGCTGTCAcctggtcttggcctccaccacacaacaccttccACTCTTCACCTGGATTATCAGGTGAGCTCATTCCGGTTGTTATACTTAAGgtaaaattatatttaaaatgTTATAACCTTACGTTCTCTCTTGCTGATCCTTTCAAATATTTCATCTGCTTTGTTAGTGACTCCATCGGCATTGGTATACCATATCTTGAGGCCTACCTTAAGTGTATGTGTGAATTTGTGTATGTAAATACGTAAATATGTGTATGTTAATatgtgtgttatgtatatatgtttgtgtATATACCGTGAATCAACCAATTCTATCCATGAATACTTGCGGGTTGTCGTACCATCAAAACTCTGGCGAATACCAGCTATAATAAGGTTTCTAAGCCCCCGAGTCCTTATTACCCATAAACGATGAGCGAAACCAGGAACCGCCAACTGGGTGCAATAACCATAACCATAAGTGCCTTTATCATCAACTCCAGCAACTTGACGAGGTAGAACAGTATGTTTGGTACGTGCATTGAGGCATCATTTGTTAATGTGACACATAAGACTAAGAAAGCATGTTTGCTCTGTGGCATGAAAGAGGGACTAACAGGTACTAACTGGAAAGATTATTGCTTCGGTCGTTAAAGTGGCAGGTCCTAGTTGTGACTAGCTTGTGGGCTAGAAAATATACTGCTTTAGGTAAAGAGGTCCGTTCCTCGTTGCTTCGTTGTCGTGATAttgtgtctcacacacacacacacacacacacacacacacacacacacacacacacacacacacacacacacacacacacacacacacacacacaggattctTTAAGAGGatcttgtaggatcctccaagaggacttaaacaggttgcagagatggtcagggaaatggctactggagtttaacaccagtaaatgtaaagttatggaaatgggatcaggtgataggagaccaaagggacagtacacaatgaaggggaacagcctacctgtaacgattcgagaaagagacctgggagtggatgtgacacctaatctaactcctgaggcacataaaataggataacgacagcagcgtactctacactggcgaaaattagaacttcattcagaaacctaaatgaggaggcttttagggcgctttacactgcctacgtgagacccgtcttagagtatgccgcgccatcatggagcccccacctgaagaaacacaaagaaactggagaaggttcagaggtttgccacgagacttgtcccagagttacgagggatggggtatgaagagcgtctgcaagaactgaaccttacgacactagagaaaagaagggagagaggagatatgatagggacatataaaatactcagggaaattgacaaagtggaaatagatgaaatgttcacacgtaataataacagaacgaggggacatgggtggaaactggaaactcagatgagtcacagagatgttaggaagttttcttttagcgtgagagtagtggaaaaatggaatgcacttggggaacaggttgtggaagcaaatactattcatacttttaaaactaggtatgatagggaaatgggacaggag from Procambarus clarkii isolate CNS0578487 chromosome 31, FALCON_Pclarkii_2.0, whole genome shotgun sequence includes:
- the LOC138370233 gene encoding uncharacterized protein; translation: MSPPLPSVLQCSPGPPTPGPPTPGPPTPGPPTPGPLTQGPLTQGPPTPGPLTPGPPTPGPPTPGLPTPWPPNPGPSTPEPPTSGPPTSGPPTPEPPTPGPPTPERGHLRAAHPRAGSHQQGSRHGAISAGSSALVTTPALGARE